In the genome of Streptomyces sp. V2I9, one region contains:
- a CDS encoding FAD-binding oxidoreductase, which yields MKVVVVGAGIVGAACAFHAAAAGLDVTVLDRGPVGAGTTSRGEGNILLSDKEPGPELELARLSRTLWDEAGEELGADTIEWEAKGGLVVAGTPEALTALHAFAERQAASGVRTVRVDRPADLEPHSAPGLPGGVHYPQDAQVQPVLAAAALLRAAVRRGARTHTGEAVAAVTGAGGRITGVRTADGTVLAADAVVNAAGTWGGEVGRRLGAPVEILPRRGFVLVTEPLPPMIRHKVYSADYVANVASSDEGLETSCVVEGTRAGTILIGASRERVGFDTSMNPAVVAVLAARACRLFPFLRGVHLIRAYRGFRPYCPDHLPVVGPDPRVPGVLHACGHEGAGIGLAPGTGALITAQLLGRPWHGADPAAHTGLLPDRFLTTGGVPT from the coding sequence ATGAAAGTCGTCGTCGTCGGCGCGGGCATCGTGGGCGCCGCCTGCGCGTTCCACGCCGCTGCCGCGGGCCTCGACGTCACGGTCCTCGACCGGGGGCCCGTCGGCGCGGGGACCACGAGCCGGGGAGAGGGCAACATCCTCCTCTCGGACAAGGAGCCCGGACCCGAGCTGGAGCTGGCCCGGCTCAGCCGCACCCTGTGGGACGAGGCGGGGGAGGAACTCGGCGCGGACACCATCGAGTGGGAGGCCAAGGGCGGTCTGGTCGTGGCCGGTACGCCCGAAGCCCTCACGGCCCTGCACGCCTTCGCGGAGCGCCAGGCGGCGTCCGGTGTCCGTACCGTACGCGTCGACCGCCCCGCCGACCTCGAACCGCACAGCGCGCCCGGCCTCCCCGGCGGCGTCCACTACCCGCAGGACGCCCAGGTCCAGCCCGTCCTCGCGGCGGCCGCGCTGCTGCGGGCCGCTGTCCGGCGCGGGGCCCGGACGCACACCGGGGAGGCCGTCGCCGCCGTCACGGGAGCCGGGGGACGGATCACCGGGGTGCGCACCGCCGACGGCACCGTGCTCGCCGCGGACGCCGTGGTCAACGCCGCCGGCACCTGGGGCGGCGAGGTCGGCCGCAGGCTCGGCGCCCCCGTCGAGATCCTGCCGCGCCGGGGCTTCGTCCTCGTCACCGAACCCCTGCCGCCGATGATCCGGCACAAGGTCTACTCCGCCGACTACGTCGCCAACGTCGCCTCCAGCGACGAGGGACTGGAGACCTCCTGCGTCGTCGAGGGGACCCGCGCGGGCACCATCCTGATCGGCGCCAGCCGCGAACGCGTCGGCTTCGACACCTCGATGAACCCGGCCGTGGTGGCCGTGCTCGCCGCCCGCGCGTGCCGCCTCTTCCCGTTCCTGCGCGGCGTCCACCTGATCCGCGCCTACCGGGGCTTCCGCCCGTACTGCCCGGACCACCTGCCGGTCGTCGGCCCCGACCCCCGCGTCCCCGGCGTCCTCCACGCGTGCGGCCACGAGGGCGCGGGCATCGGCCTCGCCCCCGGAACCGGCGCCCTCATCACCGCCCAACTGCTCGGCCGCCCGTGGCACGGCGCCGACCCGGCCGCCCACACCGGCCTGCTGCCCGACCGATTCCTCACCACCGGAGGTGTGCCGACGTGA
- a CDS encoding (2Fe-2S)-binding protein translates to MTAVTAFTVDGEPLPFVPGQTLAAALVASGRIAWRTTRGGRRPRGVFCGIGVCYDCLVTVDGTGGQRACLVQARAGMTVTTGEGDDA, encoded by the coding sequence GTGACCGCAGTGACCGCGTTCACCGTGGACGGCGAGCCCTTGCCGTTCGTACCGGGACAGACCCTGGCCGCCGCGCTCGTCGCCTCGGGCCGGATCGCCTGGCGGACCACGCGGGGCGGACGGCGGCCGCGCGGGGTCTTCTGCGGGATCGGCGTCTGTTACGACTGCCTCGTGACCGTCGACGGCACGGGCGGGCAGCGCGCCTGCCTGGTGCAGGCCCGCGCGGGTATGACCGTCACGACGGGGGAGGGCGACGATGCGTGA
- a CDS encoding FAD-dependent oxidoreductase gives MREPSEREAGERPEPPDLVVVGAGPAGMAAAATALDGGLRVALVDSGAAPGGQFWRHPPDHARETVPTAGLHHALPAYRAFRATLNAHRHTGRLALLLNHHVWTAVREEHGFAVHAVDRSRPPEERAVLLRAPALLVATGAYDRQLPFPGWDLPGVLTAGGLQSLLKGGGVTAGRRVVLGGTGPFLLPVAAALAARGAEVVAVCEAAAPTAWLRRPGPLLRNPAKWAEAARYAAVLARHRVPVRTRTAVVAAEGEGRVTVVRTASLDADGRPVPGTERRIDADTVGVGWGFVPQLDLLLPLGCELADAGDGTMAAAVDDGQRTTVPGVYTAGETCGVGGAALAVGEGRLAAVSVLADLAAPGRPDHRRLAAARRTVARHRAFARALARAHPLPPAWSAWLTDDTTVCRCEEVTAGAVRTARTEGPASDHRQVKQLTRAGMGWCQGRMCGPAVHCLVAPRGRPYVPAERLIATPVTLGALADTAEPPPDRTCPITPD, from the coding sequence ATGCGTGAGCCCTCGGAGCGCGAGGCGGGCGAACGGCCCGAGCCCCCGGACCTCGTGGTCGTCGGCGCCGGCCCCGCCGGCATGGCCGCCGCCGCGACCGCCCTCGACGGCGGGCTGCGGGTCGCCCTCGTCGACTCCGGCGCCGCCCCCGGCGGCCAGTTCTGGCGTCACCCGCCCGACCACGCCCGCGAGACCGTTCCCACCGCCGGCCTGCACCACGCTCTGCCCGCCTACCGTGCTTTCCGCGCCACCCTGAACGCCCACCGGCACACCGGGCGGCTCGCCCTCCTGCTGAACCACCACGTATGGACCGCCGTCCGCGAGGAACACGGCTTCGCCGTCCACGCCGTGGACCGCTCCCGCCCGCCCGAGGAGCGCGCCGTCCTCCTGCGCGCCCCTGCCCTGCTGGTCGCGACCGGCGCGTACGACCGCCAACTCCCCTTCCCCGGATGGGACCTGCCGGGCGTCCTCACCGCCGGCGGACTCCAGTCGCTGCTCAAGGGCGGGGGAGTCACCGCGGGCCGCCGGGTGGTCCTCGGCGGCACCGGCCCCTTCCTGCTGCCCGTCGCCGCCGCCCTCGCCGCACGCGGGGCCGAGGTCGTCGCCGTGTGCGAGGCGGCCGCGCCCACGGCCTGGCTGCGCCGGCCCGGACCGCTGCTGCGCAACCCCGCCAAGTGGGCCGAAGCCGCACGGTACGCGGCCGTACTCGCCCGCCACCGGGTTCCGGTCCGTACCCGTACCGCCGTCGTCGCCGCCGAGGGGGAGGGCCGGGTCACCGTCGTGCGCACCGCGTCCCTCGACGCCGACGGGCGGCCGGTCCCCGGCACGGAGCGCCGGATCGACGCCGACACCGTGGGGGTCGGCTGGGGCTTCGTCCCCCAGCTCGACCTGCTGCTCCCGCTCGGCTGCGAGCTCGCCGACGCGGGCGACGGCACCATGGCCGCCGCCGTCGACGACGGGCAGCGCACCACGGTGCCCGGCGTGTACACGGCGGGCGAGACCTGCGGAGTGGGCGGGGCCGCGCTCGCCGTGGGCGAGGGCCGCCTCGCCGCCGTATCGGTGCTCGCCGACCTCGCCGCGCCGGGACGGCCGGACCACCGGCGCCTGGCCGCCGCGCGCCGGACGGTGGCCCGGCACCGCGCCTTCGCCCGTGCCCTGGCCCGCGCCCACCCCCTGCCCCCGGCCTGGTCCGCCTGGCTGACCGACGACACCACGGTCTGCCGGTGCGAGGAGGTCACCGCGGGAGCCGTTCGCACCGCCCGCACCGAGGGCCCGGCATCCGACCACCGCCAGGTCAAACAGCTCACCCGGGCGGGCATGGGCTGGTGCCAGGGCCGGATGTGCGGACCCGCCGTGCACTGCCTCGTCGCCCCCCGCGGCCGGCCGTACGTCCCCGCGGAACGGCTGATCGCCACCCCCGTCACCCTCGGCGCGCTCGCCGATACCGCCGAGCCGCCTCCCGACCGCACCTGTCCGATCACACCCGACTGA
- a CDS encoding dihydrodipicolinate synthase family protein has protein sequence MDSTNRTDATDRTRLPWHGVIVATSLPFGRDLAVDFGAYGDNVAWLAGQGLHGVAPNGSLGEYQTLTVEERDRVVETAVAHAPEGFTVMPGVGAYGAIEAKRHAQFARDAGCQAVMCLPPNAYRADDRAVLEHYAAVASAGLPVTAYNNPIDTKVDLRPELLAKLHAEGFIVGVKEFSGDVRRCYAINELAPGLDLVIGTDDTLLEVAVAGAKGWVAGYPQVFPRACLDLYHASLAGDLETALPLYRKLHPVLRWDSRTEFIQAIKLGQDMIGRTGGVCRPPRQPLSPENEAVVRSATRSLIDAGVN, from the coding sequence ATGGACAGCACGAACCGCACGGACGCCACCGACCGCACCCGCCTGCCCTGGCACGGCGTCATCGTCGCCACCAGCCTTCCGTTCGGCCGGGACCTCGCCGTCGACTTCGGGGCCTACGGGGACAACGTCGCCTGGCTCGCCGGACAGGGCCTGCACGGCGTCGCCCCGAACGGCTCGCTCGGCGAGTACCAGACCCTGACGGTCGAGGAGCGCGACCGCGTCGTGGAGACCGCCGTCGCGCACGCGCCCGAGGGCTTCACCGTGATGCCGGGCGTCGGGGCGTACGGTGCGATCGAGGCGAAAAGACACGCCCAGTTCGCCAGGGACGCCGGGTGCCAGGCCGTCATGTGCCTGCCGCCCAACGCCTACCGGGCCGACGACCGCGCCGTCCTGGAGCACTACGCGGCGGTCGCCTCCGCCGGGCTCCCCGTCACCGCCTACAACAATCCCATCGACACCAAGGTCGATCTGCGCCCGGAACTGCTGGCCAAGCTGCATGCCGAAGGGTTCATCGTGGGGGTGAAGGAGTTCTCCGGCGACGTACGCCGCTGCTACGCCATCAACGAACTCGCCCCCGGCCTCGACCTCGTCATCGGCACCGACGACACCCTCCTGGAGGTCGCCGTCGCCGGGGCCAAGGGGTGGGTCGCCGGCTACCCCCAGGTCTTCCCGCGCGCCTGCCTCGACCTCTACCACGCCTCGCTGGCCGGTGATCTCGAGACGGCGCTGCCGCTCTACCGCAAGCTCCACCCGGTACTGCGCTGGGACAGCAGGACCGAGTTCATCCAGGCGATCAAGCTCGGCCAGGACATGATCGGCAGGACCGGCGGCGTCTGCCGCCCGCCCCGGCAGCCCCTGAGCCCGGAGAACGAGGCCGTCGTCCGGTCGGCCACCCGGTCCCTCATCGACGCGGGGGTCAACTGA
- a CDS encoding proline racemase family protein, with product MRSQVCYHAVDSHTEGMPTRVITGGVGVLPGATMAERRERFMADRDGLRTLLMCEPRGHASMSGAILQPPTRPDADFGVLFIEVSGCLPMCGHGTIGVATVLVETGMVQAVEPETLIRLDTPAGLVTARVAVRDGRAESVTLENVASYSHALDQVVEVAGLGPVRYDIAYGGNFYAIVRTDDLGIPFDRAEKGRLLDAGLGIMDAINEQNPVVHPEDSAIDVCHHVYLEAPGSTAERSRHAMAIHPGWFDRSPCGTGTSARMAQLHARGLLKTGQDFVNESFIGSRFTGRLLAETTVGGRPAVLPSVTGRAWITGTAQYLLDPTDPYPAGFTV from the coding sequence GTGCGTTCACAGGTCTGTTACCACGCGGTCGACTCGCACACCGAGGGCATGCCGACGCGGGTGATCACCGGCGGGGTGGGCGTCCTGCCGGGCGCGACGATGGCCGAGCGGCGGGAGCGGTTCATGGCGGATCGCGACGGCCTGCGCACCCTGCTGATGTGCGAACCGCGCGGGCACGCGTCGATGTCCGGCGCGATCCTCCAGCCCCCGACCCGGCCGGACGCCGACTTCGGCGTGCTGTTCATCGAGGTCTCCGGCTGTCTGCCCATGTGCGGCCACGGCACCATCGGCGTGGCGACGGTCCTCGTGGAGACGGGCATGGTCCAGGCGGTCGAGCCGGAGACCCTCATCCGCCTCGACACCCCCGCCGGTCTCGTCACGGCACGGGTCGCCGTGCGCGACGGGCGCGCCGAGTCCGTCACCCTGGAGAACGTCGCCTCCTACAGCCACGCGCTGGACCAGGTCGTGGAGGTGGCGGGGCTCGGCCCGGTCCGCTACGACATCGCCTACGGCGGAAACTTCTACGCCATCGTCCGCACCGACGACCTCGGCATCCCCTTCGACCGGGCCGAGAAGGGGCGGCTGCTCGACGCCGGCCTGGGCATCATGGACGCGATCAACGAGCAGAACCCGGTGGTCCACCCGGAGGACTCCGCGATCGACGTCTGCCACCACGTCTACCTGGAGGCGCCCGGCTCCACCGCCGAGCGTTCGCGGCACGCCATGGCGATCCACCCCGGATGGTTCGACCGCTCGCCCTGCGGAACGGGAACCAGCGCGCGGATGGCCCAACTGCACGCGCGGGGACTGCTGAAGACCGGGCAGGACTTCGTCAACGAGTCCTTCATCGGCTCCCGCTTCACCGGCCGGCTCCTGGCGGAGACCACGGTCGGCGGACGCCCCGCCGTCCTGCCCTCCGTCACCGGCCGCGCCTGGATCACCGGGACCGCGCAGTACCTGCTCGACCCCACGGATCCCTATCCGGCGGGATTCACCGTATGA
- a CDS encoding proline racemase family protein: protein MSRHRDVTVLADGRPDRSPCGSGAAARVALLADAGSRAPGTNRSTRRWWVPSSVPGSSGRPRWPVRCEGRHRGPRQHRARNAADRRHPSAGWGAPASVA from the coding sequence CTGTCGCGCCACCGCGACGTCACGGTCCTCGCGGACGGCCGGCCCGACCGCTCCCCGTGCGGCTCGGGCGCCGCCGCACGGGTGGCTCTCCTCGCCGACGCCGGGAGCCGCGCACCGGGGACGAACCGCTCCACGCGTCGGTGGTGGGTTCCGTCTTCAGTGCCCGGATCGAGCGGACGGCCACGGTGGCCGGTTCGGTGTGAAGGCCGCCACCGTGGCCCCCGGCAGCACCGCGCGCGGAATGCGGCGGACCGACGCCACCCATCTGCCGGGTGGGGAGCGCCTGCTTCCGTGGCGTGA
- a CDS encoding GntR family transcriptional regulator, whose protein sequence is MSELKSRKLISVQEHLRDQVANALRAALIAGELQPGVIYSAPTLAAEYGVSATPVREAMLDLAREGLVEAVRNKGFRVTELSERDLDEYTEIRALIEIPTIGRVTHTASREQLEAVRPVAEEIVAAAQRGDLIGYLESDRRFHLDLLALAGNARLVETVADLRKRSRLYGLTDLSQEGSLVGSAQEHTALLDIMIEGDAEAAEEHMRRHLAHVRTLWAARKEQADRAAPSRRLGAR, encoded by the coding sequence ATGAGTGAGCTGAAGTCCCGCAAACTCATCTCGGTGCAGGAGCATCTGCGCGATCAGGTGGCCAACGCGCTGCGTGCCGCGCTGATAGCGGGAGAGCTCCAGCCCGGCGTGATCTACTCCGCTCCCACCCTCGCCGCCGAGTACGGCGTCTCCGCCACGCCCGTGCGCGAGGCCATGCTCGACCTGGCCCGCGAGGGCCTCGTCGAGGCGGTGCGCAACAAGGGGTTCCGGGTCACCGAGCTGTCCGAGCGGGACCTGGACGAGTACACGGAGATCCGCGCCCTCATCGAGATCCCCACCATCGGCCGCGTGACCCACACGGCCTCCCGCGAGCAGTTGGAGGCCGTGCGCCCGGTGGCCGAGGAGATCGTGGCCGCCGCGCAGCGGGGCGACCTGATCGGCTACCTGGAGTCGGACCGCCGCTTCCACCTCGACCTGCTCGCCCTCGCGGGGAACGCGCGCCTCGTCGAGACGGTGGCCGACCTGCGCAAGCGCTCCCGGCTGTACGGACTCACCGACCTGTCCCAGGAAGGGTCGCTGGTGGGTTCGGCACAGGAACACACCGCACTGCTGGACATCATGATCGAGGGCGACGCGGAAGCGGCCGAGGAACACATGCGCCGCCACCTCGCGCACGTCCGGACCCTGTGGGCGGCCCGGAAGGAACAGGCCGACCGCGCTGCCCCGTCCCGCAGGCTCGGGGCGCGCTGA
- a CDS encoding aminopeptidase P family protein produces MPPARPHTGSHDLPVPAALDAFMATGWEPSPLPADARVPGHALLPERRHRLSARFPGERLVIPAGTLKVRSNDTDHRFRPHSAYAWLTGLTGEEQPDHVLVLEPSGSDGHEPVLHIRPRSPRNTSDFYRDRRYGEFWVGRRPDLDETAALTGLRCAHLDELPKLLTGPQPPTRLLAGVDLRLDGLLPERSHTPSGDAELDAVLAELRLRKDPWEVGQLQRAVDHTTAGFEDVARALPDALRHPRGERRIEGVFNLRARTEGNGTGYETIAAAGAHACVLHWIRNDGPLPPSQLLLLDAGVENDTLYTADITRTLPLSGRFSPAQRDVYELVLAAQEAAIAALRPGARFRDFHREAMRVIAEGLHAWGILPVAPEEALADDSGLYRRYTLCSSGHMLGIDVHDCARARAETYLDGVLEEGHVLTVEPGLYLQPDDETLPPELRGMGVRIEDDLVITADGARLLSGGLPRAADDVEDWMARFLDDRRPTG; encoded by the coding sequence ATGCCCCCTGCCCGACCGCATACGGGCAGCCACGATCTACCGGTCCCGGCGGCCCTGGACGCCTTCATGGCCACCGGCTGGGAACCCTCCCCACTGCCTGCCGACGCGCGGGTCCCCGGCCACGCCCTGCTGCCCGAGCGGCGACACCGGCTGTCGGCGCGCTTCCCGGGCGAGCGGCTGGTCATACCCGCCGGAACGCTCAAGGTCCGCTCGAACGACACGGATCACCGGTTCCGCCCGCACAGCGCCTACGCCTGGCTGACCGGGCTGACCGGCGAGGAGCAGCCCGACCACGTCCTGGTCCTCGAACCGTCGGGGTCCGACGGTCACGAGCCGGTCCTCCACATCCGCCCCCGCTCCCCCCGGAACACCAGCGACTTCTACCGTGACCGCCGCTACGGCGAGTTCTGGGTCGGCCGCCGGCCCGACCTGGACGAGACCGCCGCGCTGACCGGGCTGCGCTGCGCCCACCTGGACGAGCTGCCGAAGCTCCTCACCGGCCCGCAGCCGCCGACCCGCCTGCTCGCCGGCGTCGATCTCCGGCTCGACGGTCTGCTGCCCGAGCGGTCCCACACCCCCTCGGGGGACGCCGAGTTGGATGCCGTACTCGCCGAACTCCGGTTGCGCAAGGACCCCTGGGAGGTGGGACAGCTCCAACGGGCCGTGGACCACACGACGGCGGGCTTCGAGGACGTGGCGCGCGCCCTGCCCGACGCCCTGCGCCACCCCCGTGGCGAACGCCGGATCGAGGGCGTGTTCAACCTGCGCGCGCGGACCGAGGGCAACGGGACGGGATACGAGACCATCGCGGCTGCGGGCGCGCACGCCTGCGTCCTGCACTGGATCCGCAACGACGGCCCGCTCCCACCGTCCCAACTGCTGCTGCTCGACGCCGGAGTGGAGAACGACACCCTCTACACCGCCGACATCACCCGCACCCTCCCCCTGTCGGGCCGCTTCTCGCCGGCCCAACGCGACGTCTACGAACTGGTGCTGGCCGCACAGGAGGCCGCCATCGCCGCGCTGCGGCCCGGCGCCCGCTTCCGGGACTTCCACCGTGAGGCCATGCGCGTCATCGCCGAGGGGCTGCACGCCTGGGGAATCCTGCCGGTCGCACCCGAGGAGGCACTCGCCGACGACAGCGGCCTGTACCGCCGCTACACCCTGTGCAGCAGCGGGCACATGCTCGGCATCGACGTGCACGACTGCGCCCGGGCCCGCGCGGAGACCTATCTCGACGGCGTACTGGAGGAGGGTCACGTCCTCACCGTCGAGCCCGGTCTCTACCTCCAGCCGGACGACGAGACGCTGCCGCCCGAACTGCGCGGCATGGGCGTGCGCATCGAGGACGACCTCGTGATCACCGCCGACGGCGCGAGACTCCTCTCCGGGGGGCTGCCGCGTGCGGCCGACGACGTCGAGGACTGGATGGCCCGCTTCCTGGACGACCGGCGGCCGACCGGATGA
- a CDS encoding ABC transporter substrate-binding protein: MSRRTRTLSATVSASLSLALLGACTAQGGDGRGPDERQPGVATGTVIGGTPKRGGTLTVLSNQDFAHLDPARNWVMPTMDFGTRLIYRTLTTFRAAPGKAGSEIVPDLATDLGRPSDGGRTWTFTLKPGLAYEDGTPIEAADIKYNVERSFAPDLAGGPDYAQRYLAGAEGYAGPLDGKHLDSIRTPDDRTIVFSLRRPVAEFSSTVTLPTFSPVPASREKGVQYDLRPFSSGPYRIESYARGKKLVLVRNTHWDAATDPVRKAYPDRIVVVQGLKGGQIDDRIIASAGADASAVEWSDLQPSSVAKVLPKPGIRQRLSAERTGCTDMLALNTSRAPFDDPKLREAMQYAVDKQAQVTANGGPALNDIATAYLPPSLTGGRAADPVHTAPATGDVKKAEKLLAEAGRGDGFDTTITVSTGDKTRAEALQQSLARVGIRLRIETVDPSVYYDTIGDTADAPDMAISGWCPDYPSAATFLPFVFDGRTIKAKGNQGNVSQFRDKAVERRMDEIAALPDAAAADTAWTALDREIQRKSPAVPLLWERKPLLVGDNVAGAFGHPSWTGQFDFAVIGLKDPSRSEG, from the coding sequence ATGTCCCGTCGCACCCGCACGCTGTCCGCAACTGTGAGCGCCTCCCTCTCCCTGGCCCTGCTGGGCGCCTGCACCGCGCAGGGGGGTGACGGCCGCGGGCCGGACGAGCGGCAGCCCGGTGTGGCGACCGGCACCGTCATCGGCGGGACGCCGAAGCGGGGCGGCACCCTGACCGTGCTGTCCAACCAGGACTTCGCCCACCTGGACCCGGCCCGCAACTGGGTCATGCCGACCATGGACTTCGGCACCCGGCTGATCTACCGCACCCTCACCACGTTCCGGGCCGCGCCCGGGAAGGCGGGCAGCGAGATCGTCCCCGACCTCGCGACCGATCTCGGCAGACCTTCCGACGGCGGCCGCACCTGGACCTTCACCCTCAAACCCGGCCTCGCCTACGAGGACGGCACCCCCATCGAGGCCGCCGACATCAAGTACAACGTCGAGCGCTCCTTCGCCCCGGACCTGGCCGGCGGCCCCGACTACGCCCAGCGCTACCTGGCAGGAGCCGAGGGGTACGCGGGCCCGCTGGACGGCAAGCACCTCGACTCGATCAGGACCCCCGACGACCGGACCATCGTCTTCTCCCTGCGCAGGCCCGTCGCCGAGTTCTCCTCCACCGTCACACTGCCCACCTTCTCGCCCGTACCCGCGTCCCGCGAGAAGGGTGTCCAGTACGACCTGCGGCCCTTCTCCTCCGGCCCGTACCGCATCGAGAGCTATGCCCGCGGCAAGAAGCTGGTGCTCGTCCGCAACACCCACTGGGACGCGGCGACCGACCCGGTACGCAAGGCGTACCCCGACCGGATCGTCGTGGTCCAGGGGCTCAAGGGCGGACAGATCGACGACCGGATCATCGCGAGCGCGGGGGCCGACGCCTCCGCCGTCGAGTGGTCCGACCTCCAGCCCTCCAGCGTCGCCAAGGTCCTGCCGAAGCCCGGGATCCGGCAGCGGCTCTCCGCCGAGCGCACCGGCTGCACCGACATGCTCGCGCTGAACACCTCCCGCGCGCCGTTCGACGACCCGAAGCTCCGGGAGGCGATGCAGTACGCCGTCGACAAGCAGGCCCAGGTGACCGCCAACGGCGGACCCGCCCTCAACGACATCGCCACCGCCTACCTCCCGCCCTCGCTCACCGGCGGCCGCGCCGCCGACCCGGTCCACACCGCTCCCGCCACCGGGGACGTGAAGAAGGCCGAGAAGCTCCTCGCGGAGGCGGGCAGGGGCGACGGCTTCGACACGACCATCACCGTCTCCACCGGGGACAAGACCCGCGCCGAGGCGCTCCAGCAGAGCCTGGCGCGGGTCGGCATACGGCTGCGGATCGAGACCGTCGACCCCTCCGTCTACTACGACACCATCGGCGACACCGCCGACGCCCCCGACATGGCGATCAGCGGCTGGTGTCCCGACTACCCCTCCGCCGCCACCTTCCTGCCGTTCGTCTTCGACGGCCGCACCATCAAGGCCAAGGGCAACCAGGGCAACGTGTCCCAGTTCCGCGACAAGGCCGTGGAGCGCCGCATGGACGAGATCGCCGCCCTTCCCGACGCGGCCGCCGCCGACACGGCGTGGACCGCGCTCGACCGGGAGATCCAGCGCAAGTCCCCGGCCGTGCCCCTGCTCTGGGAACGCAAGCCGCTGCTCGTCGGCGACAACGTCGCCGGAGCCTTCGGACACCCCTCCTGGACCGGTCAGTTCGACTTCGCCGTGATCGGCCTGAAGGACCCGTCCCGGAGCGAGGGCTGA
- a CDS encoding ABC transporter permease, producing MTTPTPPPPAPASRPASGQPTAPEPASPTDIAGSGPGVAPALGGPGTAALPATPWRTTWRSLWGDRGSRTALIAAALLILVALTAPLLSRLGGWSPTDFDADAIDPYLGGLPRGALGGIGADHWFGVEPVTGRDLFARVVHGGQVSLLIAFAATAIVVVTGTAAGIAAGYFGGPVDTVLSRLMDLTMSFPSLIFMIAMMSVAQDVNRVVLMTVVIGVFGWPGIARVVRAEALALRHREFVEAARACGSGPWRILTRQVLPNISGPVIAYTTLLIPGMISTEAALSFLGVGVRPPTPSWGQMIAEAVAYYETDPMYFIVPSVFLFVAVLAFTVLGDALRDILDPQGGRP from the coding sequence ATGACCACGCCCACACCACCCCCACCCGCCCCGGCGTCCCGGCCGGCGTCCGGGCAGCCAACCGCCCCGGAACCCGCGTCACCCACCGACATCGCCGGGTCCGGCCCCGGCGTCGCCCCCGCCCTCGGCGGGCCCGGCACCGCTGCCCTGCCCGCCACCCCCTGGCGGACCACCTGGCGCAGCCTGTGGGGCGACCGGGGCAGCCGTACGGCCCTGATCGCCGCCGCCCTGCTGATCCTCGTCGCCCTCACCGCGCCCCTCCTCAGCCGGCTGGGCGGCTGGTCGCCCACCGACTTCGACGCCGACGCCATCGACCCCTACCTGGGCGGCCTGCCGCGCGGCGCCCTCGGCGGCATCGGCGCCGACCACTGGTTCGGCGTCGAGCCGGTCACCGGCCGCGACCTGTTCGCCCGCGTCGTCCACGGCGGGCAGGTCTCCCTGCTGATCGCCTTCGCCGCCACCGCGATCGTCGTCGTCACCGGCACAGCCGCGGGCATCGCCGCCGGCTACTTCGGCGGGCCTGTCGACACCGTACTGAGCAGGCTGATGGACCTCACCATGTCCTTCCCCTCGCTCATCTTCATGATCGCGATGATGTCGGTGGCCCAGGACGTCAACCGGGTCGTCCTGATGACCGTCGTCATCGGCGTCTTCGGCTGGCCCGGCATCGCCCGCGTGGTGCGCGCCGAGGCCCTCGCCCTGCGCCACCGCGAGTTCGTCGAGGCCGCCCGTGCCTGCGGCAGCGGCCCCTGGCGCATCCTCACCCGGCAGGTGCTGCCCAACATCTCCGGGCCCGTCATCGCCTACACCACGCTGCTGATCCCCGGAATGATCAGCACGGAGGCGGCGCTCAGCTTCCTCGGGGTGGGCGTGCGCCCGCCCACCCCCTCCTGGGGCCAGATGATCGCCGAGGCCGTCGCGTACTACGAGACCGACCCGATGTACTTCATCGTCCCCAGCGTCTTCCTCTTCGTCGCCGTCCTCGCCTTCACCGTCCTCGGCGACGCGCTGCGCGACATCCTCGACCCGCAGGGAGGCCGGCCGTGA